Proteins found in one Perca fluviatilis chromosome 9, GENO_Pfluv_1.0, whole genome shotgun sequence genomic segment:
- the LOC120565555 gene encoding collagen alpha-2(I) chain-like: MLSSTKSPVQSLAMLSRWTTVVSVAPHTVPSSHADCKVPKPSQPTVFLSQCFDYCEPWGPVINSPISVAKRPNQRLPKAQSASPKGPISVSKRPNQRGQKAQSASPKGPISVSKRPNQRLQKAQSACPKGPISVSKRPNQRLQKAQSASPKGPIGVSKRPNRRLQKAQSASPKGPIGVSKGPISVSKRPNRRLQKAQSASPKGPIGVSKRPNRRLQKTQSGSPKGPIGISKRPNQRLQKAQSASPKGPIDISKRPNQRQKAQISSPKGPIGVSKRPNRRGQRPNRHLQKAQSASPKGPIGVRRLKYHLQKAQSASEGSNIISKRPNQRLQKAQSASPKGPIGISKRPNRRLQKAQSASPKGPIGVSKRPNRRLQKAQSASPKGPIGVSKRINRRHPPPSYQI; the protein is encoded by the exons ATGCTGTCTTCCACAAAGTCCCCAGTTCAGTCACTGGCCATGCTCTCACGCTGGACTACTGTGGTCTCTGTAGCTCCACACACAGTGCCCTCCTCCCATGCTGACTGTAAAGTCCCAAAGCCCAGTCAGCCAACAGTGTTTCTCTCTCAATGCTTTGACTACTGTGAACCCTGGGGCCCAGTCATTAACA GCCCAATCAGCGTGGCCAAAAGGCCCAATCAGCGTCTCCCGAAGGCCCAATCAGCGTCTCCAAAAGGCCCAATCAGCGTCTCCAAAAGGCCCAATCAGCGTGGCCAAAAGGCCCAATCAGCGTCTCCCAAAGGCCCAATCAGCGTCTCCAAAAGGCCCAATCAGCGTCTCCAAAAGGCCCAATCAGCGTGTCCAAAAGGCCCAATCAGCGTCTCCAAAAGGCCCAATCAGCGTCTCCAAAAGGCCCAATCAGCGTCTCCAAAAGGCCCAATCGGCGTCTCCAAAAGGCCCAATCGGCGTCTCCAAAAG GCCCAATCAGCGTCTCCAAAAGGCCCAATCGGCGTCTCCAAAGGCCCAATCAGCGTCTCCAAAAGGCCCAATCGGCGTCTCCAAAAGGCCCAATCGGCGTCTCCAAAAGGCCCAATCGGCGTCTCCAAAAGGCCCAATCGGCGTCTCCAAAAG ACCCAATCAGGGTCTCCAAAAGGCCCAATCGGCATCTCCAAAAG GCCCAATCAGCGTCTCCAAAAGGCCCAATCGGCGTCTCCAAAAGGCCCAATCGACATCTCCAAAAGGCCCAATCAGCGTCAGAAGGCTCAAATATCATCTCCAAAAGGCCCAATCGGCGTCTCCAAAAGGCCCAATCGGCGTGGCCAAAGGCCCAATCGGCATCTCCAAAAGGCCCAATCAGCGTCTCCAAAAGGCCCAATCGGCGTCAGAAGGCTAAAATATCACCTCCAAAAGGCCCAATCGGCGTCAGAAGGCTCAAATATCATCTCCAAAAGGCCCAATCAGCGTCTCCAAAAGGCCCAATCGGCGTCTCCAAAAGGCCCAATCGGCATCTCCAAAAG GCCCAATCGGCGTCTCCAAAAGGCCCAATCGGCGTCTCCAAAAGGCCCAATCGGCGTCTCCAAAAGGCCCAATCGGCGTCTCCAAAAGGCCCAATCGGCGTCTCCAAAAGGCCCAATCGGCGTCTCCAAAAGGATCAATCGGCGTCATCCGCCGCCATCATATCAGatataa